The Ciconia boyciana chromosome 7, ASM3463844v1, whole genome shotgun sequence region TGTGTGCAGCCACCCCCAGGGTCCCTGGGCTGCCTCCCAGACCCCTGTGCAGTGTGAGGCCATTACAGTGTATCTCCACTTCTCCCAGCCATTCCTCTCTGGTGGGAACAGTGGCCAAGGGGTGATGCACCCTGCCCCCAtaccctggggacacccatgTGCCCCTGTGCCACCATGATGTCCACATGTCCCTGTACTGTGGTGATGCCCCCATGTGCCTGTATTGCCGTGACACCTGTGTGCCCCTGTACCGTGGTGATGCCTGCATGCCCCCCTACTGCTGTAACACCCATGTGCCCCTGTACCGCTGGGAGACCTGCATGCCCCCCACCTCAGTGCCTTGTTTCAGCAGGTTCTGGAACTGGGGCCAGAACTCCCGGCGCAGGATCCACTTGAGCTTCAGTGGCAGCGTCTCACCTGGCTCCAGTGACCCCTGTGCCAAAGCAGATGTCAGCCATGGGGCCTGCCatcagcccagcccaggctccCTCACTGCCACCAGCTTGGCCATCAGGCAGTTGCCACCACTGCAGAAGATGCCACAAACTCTGGTGGGGGGGAGCAAGCAGTGGTGGtgcttcccttcctccctctcctgccagaAGTCCTCAGCTGTGCCCAAGCATGTGTGTGAGTTTGCCTGATTCAACGTCTGGACCTCTCTGTCAAAGGACACTGTGCCAATGGCTTATGTCACGAAGGACATGTGAGAACTGAAgatgtggaggaggaggagggagaagcaggagacAGGGGGTCAGGGTGGGTGTGAGTATGTAACCTCACCACTGCTCCCCCAGCACTCttggcagcacagccccacacTCGGATGTTCTGTGGGAGGGGCAGAGGTACCTCCTCGAACAAGGCTGTGACACTTGTCTGTGcttctcccttttctgcagggcaTCCAGGCATCAGGCTGGGCCAGCCCCATCTTCCCGGACCCTTCTGCACCAGCTGGTTTCCACCAGCTCTTACCCCAGGCAGAGCCCAGACATCTGACAGTGGGTACTGGGCTACTAGGACTTCCAGCATCTTCTTCAGGCTCTTCCTTATAATGGACCCATCCaaattcctcctccagctgtgaGAGAGGCCCCTGTTAAGCTGCAGCTGGACTCAgcttcccccctgcccagcaGTGGCTGAATGGGCAGCAGTGGGTTTTGCCAGGTCCCAGTCTCTCTGAGGTGGCTTCATGCCCCCTTTTCCAttccacctccccagccccatcctggAGCAAGGACACTTCTCTGTCCCCACGCACTCACCGGGTCACAATGGGATGCAGGGCATGGTTGGGCCCAAAGCAGCGCAGCCTCCCGCGGCCTTGCAGCCCCGTCCTGCCCATGGGGTTCCTGGCAGGGAGAGAGCGAGCAGGCTGGGACGGTGCCAGGGTCCCTCTGTGCACCCCGTCATGCTGATCAAAGCCCTATACTGCTTCCCCAAATTTCCCACCACTGCACTGCACCTCTTCTGGGGtgctgggtttatttttggTGGGGGGAGCCCTGAGGACAATGCGTGCCATTATCCCTGCCCCACCAGTAGCCGTAGGGAAGCAGGAAGGGGATGAATGCACCCAGGCACCCCTGGATTTTTCACGTCCCCGGTACTTTACCTACAGCTGGgcaccccagctcccaccaaGCCTGTCTGCCCACACAGTGAATGCACTCACAGCGGCAGCCCGTCCTGCACGGCGTAGAGGCCGTGGAAGCTCTGCCGGTCGATCAGCCCATCCATGGTGTTGTAGTTGATCTTCAGGAGAGAATCCAAGGAGctggggggtgggaggcagcccggcagggagggctggctgTGCCATGCAGGGGAGGGGCAGAGGAGTGGGGAGCCACAGGGGGACACTCACGGGCTGAATGGGTCCTGCACAGCCATGTCCTTGTGGTCGGCCGAGTAGGCGGGAGGGTTGTAGAGTGGAAAGTCCACCTGCAGAGCACGTGGCCGTGTCAGGCCCCCGTTGCATCCCTGCTCTGGTggcaggcagggactgggacCCCTGGGGACACTTTTTGCCCCAGTCCCTTCCTCTGCCCAGCTCTTGGCATCATTCCCCAAGGCACATAGGGCTCTGGGCTCTGCTTGGGGGCTGAACTCAGACTCTCGGCTGGAGGGTTGGTGCCTCTCATTCATGCCCTTGTGGAAGCCAGTGCCAGATCCTGCCCCTGACCCTGAGCCAGCCCTGATTCAGGAAATGTGGAGGCACGTGtttgtcccctctgtcccccagccTAGCATCCCCAGGCATCCCTAGCACTGCAGATCCCAGCAGGAACGATGCCCATTCACCTCTCCTTGTCCCTGGGAGGGCCTCAGAGCAGCTGCTCCAGGAAGCCACTTGTCTCAGGGCTGGGAAAAACAGGAGCTCCCAAGTGTGACATGGGTGCCATGATGGTTCTGTTCCTCTTCCCACTGCCATCGGGAtctgccccacggccccccctcccagccctgctgcccagggTCACAGCTCCTACCTCCCAGGGCACCTTCTCATCTGGCACAGGGAAGCGGGGGGTGTGAGACCCTGGGTACAGGAGGTTTCGGGCAAGCACGTGGTACAGGGGCTGGCTCTCCTCCGGTTTCCCCTCCAGGTCAACCTCCTTCATCTCTGAGGCTTTGCTGAAGCCTGCAAGGCAGACACAGACAGCAAGGCCCCGCAAAGCAGGGTGCCGAATTTGGTGCTGCAGACCGTGGTTCTGCTgaggggactggctgggtgtctcCATGGGGATGCTGATGTCCCCTGGGGGCCTGGCCCCGGCATCCCTTCCACCAGGCCCCAGAGGAACTcccccagggatgctgcagtgGAAAGCCTCAGCCATGGGCTCCAGGGAGGGCTCTGTAGTACAGGGTGGGAAtggctgcaggaggggctggaTGGCCTCACAGAGCCCCCAAACCTCCCTGCACCAAAGGAgcctctgccttgctgcttAACAGAGGGGTGTGAGGGGCTGCTCAGCCTGGTCTGCAGCACTGCGGGCGCCAGTGCGGGGCTCCAGGTTTCCCTGGTTCTGCTGGGGTGGAGACGGGCTCCACTTACCCACAGGTGGCATGTCCTCGCCTGAGCTGAAGTCATTGCCCTGCAGTGCCTTCATTATCCACCTCAGGGCCTGGGCACTCTGATGCACCTGCATGGGACAGGAGAGGGTCAGCCTTCCCagaccccagctgccccccgAGCTCCCTTGCTTGAGTACTGCAGGATACAGCCATGGCAGGAGGCACTGCTGCCCTTGGCTCCTTGCTGCTCATCCCCCAGGGAAGCAGCAATCCTTGCTGTGCCCTGATGCTTGGCTTGGAAAACCATGTCCAgggaaacatttttccaaagcagatggAAATGGAAGTGGAAACAGCAGCCATGCTGCGGCCGTCTCAGAGAGAAGATGCCAAGGCCCAGTCCAGCTCCCTGGGCACCCCACTGCTCGTGCAGGGTGTGGAACAGCTTcatggggagggggcagagagtCCTCCATCTCCAGAAAGTCTAGAGGGTCCTCTCAGGCCAAGGAGAAGAGCTGGGTCAGATCTAACTGCTTGGGTGACCAGTGAAGGCAAGGGCTCATCCCACCACTTCTCACCTTCATCCTGTTCACTTTGGAGTCAAACAGACCATTTCCATAAACCTTTTCCTCTCAGATGCTATTGTTTTGGCAAGGAAACTCGAACTGCTTGAAGGGGCATTGATTCAGAGGGACTTTCTCTTGTGTTCTGGTTCAGTTGACTCAGCCCCTGGAAAACCCCACCTTTCTTAGGTAATTGCTCAGCTTTTGCCTCACCTGGTCTTCCAGAGAAACCAGTCTCTGCTCCACCAGCCCTGTACTCTTCACCCGGTCCAagtccagcagctctgccagtaAGTCAACCCTGGAGGGACAGTGCAGAGAGGAACCCCCTCAGCAGCCACCCCTGCATTAATCCCAACTCTTCTCTGCCCGGGACACTGGAGGACAGAAGGATGTCCCTGTCTCAGGAGTGCTGGTACCTCTGTGCAATGTCTCGGATCTTCTGCTCCGTGTTCTGCTTCTCCTGGCACTGCTGATGCTGCAGGTAGTTCTCCTTCAGGTACCTCTCCCAGGAGAGGAGGGCAGCTTCTTCattcttctccagcttctcttcTGCCAGAGGAAGGGGACAGAAGTGCTGTCAGATCCCTGGGCATCCCAAACCCCGGTACTGCAGCCCAGATGCCAAGCCTCATGCCTCGGTGCACGGTGCCATGCCCCGGGGAGTGGGcaaagggcaggaggggagatgCTGGTCCTCACTGAGTTGTTTGTGGTGCGTGGCTGGCCTGCGGAGCAAGCCTCGCCGGACCAGGATCTGCAGGTGGTTGAGAAGGATGAAGGGTGGAGGTGCGGGCGGGCGGCCATGGTACTCCTCGATCAGGTCGTGACGCTGGAACTTCCAGATCTGGTCCGTGTGCTCCTGGACCTGTTGGAAGGTGTAGCTGGGGCAGAGCCCAGGCGTCAGCTGTGCCGTAAGGATGAGGGGGCACATTGTGTCTGTATTGTGCCCCGGCTCCTACCTGTCTCCCTGATCAGCCCTGGCCTGCACTCACTACTTCCACCATATATATAACCCCCCCAAAGTGCCCCCATGCTCTGGTCAGCATGTGCCCCAGGACCCTCCTTGCACTTTCTCAGTGTGCAGTGCCCTGGCCACGGCCAAGCCTGCAAGCAAAGCCAGCTCGATTCACTGTCAAGACCATGGGGCCAGGCCAAACTCACTTGAACATGGCGATGAGGAGGTTGAGGAGGAGGATGTTGGTGAAGAGCAGGTACAGGCACAGTAAGATGACCGTCAGCCACTCTGGGAAGATGGGTTTCTTGTTGTCCTCATTTGTCTCTGGGCACTTGGGCTTGTAGGGGTCGGTCCCATTGGGGCTGCACTGGTCAATGTTGAAGTTGACCCCTGCAAGAGAGCACAGCGCGACTCTGCTGCAGCCAAACCTCTCAGTGTCTCAGGGAGCACATTGTGCTCTGTGAAAGCAGCCAGCATCAAGAGAGCTTAGCACCGGGCAAGGATTTGACCTTTATCTGCATCATCCCAGGTGCTCTGCTCACTGCCACCAGCTTTGCAGCTGTGGCACTGAGCTGGATCAGCTCATGCTCCCGTGCCTTTGCTAGTATGCTCTCTTGACCGCTTGCGCAGGTGCAGTCCCTGGGTTTGCGTTGGTGGTAACGCTTCCAATGTGCCAGAGCAGGACTCCAGCCCCACGCCCTGTCATTGCTCCCTCCTGGCCTTATGTTGTGCTTGGAGAGGAGCCCTGTGCAGGACTTCCACAGGCCAACACAGCAGGAGCTAGGCAGACTGCGGCATTAGCTTGGTACCCCTCAACCTTGTTGCATCCATCCTGCTCATGCCACGCGCTGTCACAGGCCGGTGTCCCTTACCATCGATGTAGGAGGGAATCTGCCCGAAGATGGTCAGGTAGGAGTGGTAGACCACGCCACGGAAAAGCCACTCCACACGTTCCTCGTTGTGGATCAGGATGGCCTGCTTGGCTACCCCAAAGGACACTACCCACACTGCtagcaggaagaggaagaagaagacaTCCTTCATCTGCAAAGACAGAGGGGAAGCAAAATTGTGTCCTGGAGCAAATCCCACTCCAGAATAGGATAACATAGGTGGCACATCCATCCCATGCAGGCATCCCACTGCTCTAGCTGATCACCCTGGCAGGATGGAGGGGAGCTCTCACCATGCGCTTCACAATGATGATCTTGGGCCCCAGCGTTTTACTGACTGTGAAAATGTGCATCAGACGCAGGCAGAAAATTATAAAAGCCAGTGACAATATGATGCGCCCGGGATATAAAGTTGACGGGATCAGCCTGGgcacagaagagaggaaaggaaacatcTCAGTGCCAccagtgtgtttttttttctaatgcgCAGCATTACATTTCTGCAATATCAGTAAGCTTCCCCAGAGTGTTGGGTGAGAGTTGCGTCATGAAAAACATCTGTCctaaaagcagctgaaagcagagccAAATGGTCAGAATTAATCACATGACCACAAAAATCTTAATTGgcctttggaagaagaaatcGTAATTAAAAAACCTGCACTAGTTTTGTAGTCTACAGCTGTGGCTTGAGCCTGCGCACTGCCAGGCAAGTGACTCTGCAACTCACCTGCAAGTCAGCCCTGTGATAAAGACTAGGATGGCGCAGATATCCAACTTATTCCAGAAGTCCTTGAAGTACAGGGAAGCCTTTTTCACAACCCCAAACTCATCTGGATCATACAACAGCTGTTGGGAAGAGAAGAGGCGTTGGTATTTCAGTGATAGCCTTGTAAGATACTCATGTGCCTTGTAGAGGGGAGGGATTGCACAGATCTGCTGGCCATCACTGGACCCTCTTGCTTACCCAAAGTTAACCTGAGCCTACAGGGTTTTCTATAGGGGCATGGAAGGAGCATGGGGAGCAATACCTGAGACATGGGGATCTTTAGTCTGGTGAAGAAAGGCACTGAGATGttgaagcaaaagctgaaaaaaatcaaatgtcagGCAAAGCCTGGAAATGCTTCTGGGAATAAATGCCCAAGGAAGGAGGTGGTCCCTCCATCTCCTGATGTTTTCAGCTCAAAACAGCATGTCTTTCTGCAAGTACCTGGGGCCAGGCCAGACACAGACAAGGAGATTCTCTGGCCTCAGCATCGGGGGAGTCTGGCAGTCCCGTGTGCTGGGACCTCTCTGAATGGATGGTGACATGAGAAGCAGCATGGGAACGTGAGCTATGCAGGACCTTCCAAGAGCACCTAGAGGGgtgtctcttcctcctctcaccTCCGcccagcctctgctctgcctgccccataCCTGGCGGGTCTCCTCGCACaccagggagaagagccagAAGTAGATGAGGTACTCCCTCCAGGACGGCAATGGTTGGAAGTCAACCATGAGGACGTAGgcaaaaagcaggaggaaggtgaAGTAAGAGAGGATGTTCATGTGGAAGATGACGACAGGTGCTGTGAAGAAGGCTTGGAGGCGTGTCAGGCAGCCCATGGGCTGCACCCTCTTCTCCCTGCGGGGATCAGGGGTGGAAGCGGGGCTCAGCTGCCCAGGGAGATACCACAGCAGCTTCTGCCAGCCAGCCTTGGTGCACGGATGCCCAGGCTGCAAGAAGTACCTAAAGGTGATGAGGCTGGTGTAGAGAAGTGGAAAGAACAGCATGCACGCAATCACCCGCCAAAGCCCGTTGTCCACGCACATCTTCCCCCACCAGACTTTGGTTAGAAAGGCctgtgaggagggaggaggagaagcactGGTTATAGAAGCCCCTCCCATTAgagtggggctgcagggcagagctgcactTCTGCCAAGAAGGAACCTTGGATCTGCGGCAGGGGACACTTGGGCACTTCCCCTCCAACCACCACTGCTGGGAACCCACCTGGACACCCCCATGGGACACAAAATTCATGTTCTTGGCCTCCAACGCCAACTGCAGACAAGTTGTCTTCCCCCAGGCCTCAGAGACACGGGTGAGTAGCTTCTGGGCTCTCTCTTCATCCTTGCGGTAGCAATCTGTGAACACGCCTGGCCAGGCAGGGAACAGGGAGACAAGGCTGAGCTCTGGGGCCAGCTTGGTGCTCAGCAAGGTGCCCTCAGGGTCACCCTTTGCAGCAAGATCTGGACATTACACCATGCAGTGGTACATTCTGTGCTCCCACCACCACCTGGGCACAGCCCTCACAGCACCACGACCCTGACCGTGACAAGGGGACTCCCATTTGGcaccacccaccccacccaTCGCCCCCAGACACCTCCTGGGCAAAGCTAGCCAACCCTGCAGGGTATGACAGCAGTTCTGGGTTGCTGGTCCCCTCCCACTCACCAATAGCCTTGTGCTCGTACTGCTCGGCCAGGGCCAGCATGTCATCGGTGGTGTCagtgtcttcctcctccttggcGAGCTCCTTCAGGATTTTGCTGCAGGCCAGTGCGGCTGCCATGCAGTCCTGGCTCTGGAGCAGAAGAGGCCAGAGAGAGTATGGCGCTCTGCGCCCTATCCTGCAAGTCTCGGCAGTCGTGCCAAGCCCTCCGTGGCTCTCAcgggagggaaggagggtgTCCCAAGCAGACTGTTGCTCAGGTTGGGCAGCTTGCTGTGGCAAGGGCTAAGCTGTGCTCCCCTCTGGGTGCAGGGGCAGTAGGTAACCCACTGCCACAGGGAATCCGGAGACACCACTGCTCTCCTAGTGGGAAGCCTTGGGTGACAGGACAGTGTGACTCCATGGCCCTGCACAGCACGCTCACCATACTGCCAGCCACACTGCCTTTTGCCCTGGGGATGCTGTTTATGGGTGGAAGCCTTCTCCACCCCAGCTGCCATGCCCCTGTGTCCTGCCTGTGTTGTGCTGAGCCCTCTCTCAGCCTTTGCAAGGAAGAGCACACTTCTGGCCCAGCACATCACCTCTGCATGCAGCATATGTtttggctggggagggagggatctGGCATCATGGTGTGTGTCTGGGGATGAACATCAAGTGTCCGCAGGCTCACTAGCTGGCTCCCATTTGGCTGGGGGTCAGGCTTGGGCAGTGCCATGGGCCAGCTAGCCTGCTGTCCCAAATGCCAGCAGGTGCAATCCTTCCTCTTGGGGCTGGGAGGTTTGGCTCCATCTGAGCGTCTCAGCTGGGACCAACAGCTCCGAGCTGTGATACCTGGGCCCAGATGATTTCTCCCAACTCCTTGCGGTTCTGGACCACAGCCCAGATAAGCAGGTCACGGACTGGGTCCACGGTGAAGGTGACTCGGCCAGCAGAGCGCTTGTAGAGGGACCGGAGACTTGACCCCTGAACCTGCAAGACATGCAATGGTTGGACCTGTTCCCCTGCCAAAAGGCTGCCGAAAGTAGACAGCCCCTCAGCACAAAGCCACCCCCCGAGCCCTGGGTGCCTGCCTCCACCACCCATGGAAGGGCGTTCACTGCAGATAGCAGGGTGGCCAAGACTAGACTCATGATGGAAATGCCACTTTTTCTAGGGCCAGGATCATGTGGGGATGTGCCCATTCTGCCCAGTGCACCCACCCCACTGGGTCCTGCCCACCAGAGTCACACAGCCACGTGGTGCTGTGGGTGTAGGAGGGTGGGAGTCGCACCTTGAATGTGGGGCAGATGACTTGGGCAGGGCTTTAAGGGACTTTAAGTGGGATTCTTGAGCAGGCAAGAGGACAGAGACCCAGCTGCAACCTCCAGGATGATTTCTTGAGCCAGTGTTCCCCTCCCTAATGCAACCCTGCCACCATGTAACCTGGAGATGCGTACATTCAGCTTGATGTgtgggacagggatggagagccGGGGCTGATCTATGTGCTTGGGCTTGGGGTAGAGAGGCTGCGTGGAGCAGCCCAGGAGCTCCCGCAGCACTTGGGAGACGTGGTGCAATTGGATTCTTGGCATTTTGGAGCCAGCTGTGTGCTCTCTCTCGTCCAGCAGGACCTTCTGCAACTTGCTGTGGAACATGCAGGATGGTGCCATGTTGTCGTAGAGGTAAACCAGGGTGTCCCAGGTGACAAACTCCTTGAGACGCACTCCCTGCTCCAGGAACAGCTTCACAAACTCTGGCTTGTTGGAGATCAGGGCAGCTGCCATCACAGGGTGGAGATCTGTGGGCTGGCAGGCCAGAGGCAGAGGTGAGGGGCTCCATGGCCCCAGAGCAGGGCCCCACCATGGTCCTCACTCAGATGGGGGTGAGATTTTATCCCTGAACACACAAGGAGTTTCTGGGTGTGATAGAGCAGCTGGAAGGTACTGGGACTTGTGGGATATACCCCAGAGACACACTTCTGGGTTAGTATGCCCTCTCCTCTGGCAGTGAAGCCCTCTGCTCCCTTGGCTGCTGAGTGGAGGGATGGGGTAGGGTAGAGGATAGACCCTCTTTCCCCAGTTCACGAGGATGCACCATACAAATGAACAGGACCTCACAGGCTTGTCCTCTGTGCACAACTCTTCAGGTGAAGGATCATGGTGCTGCCAGCTGGATCTCAGCCATGGGGAGACTAGCTGCTCCCGATGGTCACCCAGTTCAGCCTTTGTGGGGTTTTCCTTTCCAAGGCAACCTTTACATGTGctcagaagtgaaaaaaaagcctgtgggTAAGGGAGTACATGTCTGTCCTGGCAGGAAGGTACCTGCTGACCTTCTGCCACAGCTTGGTTTCAGCCTCAGCTTTTCATACCAGCCACACTGGtccagggctgcagcacctTGTAACAGCTCTGGCCCGCATCGGCTAATCTGAGAGCCTGCCTCATCCTCCCTTCCCAGCAAAGGTGTAGATCTTGTTCAGGCTGTGCATTTTCACACCGTCAAATATTTACTCTTCAGGATCCTGGTTCCCACCAGCCCTTCCCAGTCCCACAAAAGGTATATGAGCTGGGGGAATCTAAACTGTCGAACGAAATAGGAGAATCCCTTCCAagtcccacagccccagcagaaAGGACAGAGAACCTGGCTCAACTTCAACTTCTTAACAGCTGGATCAGGTGTGGGATGGCAGAGCTGGcttgtgctgctccctgccctaCTCTGTAGTAAAATTTGAGCAGTGAAGTGCCAGGCTGGGTGAGATGATTAGTTTAGAGACAAGTTGCCATTTGACAATGTGGCATGAGCAGCGAccacagggcagagctggcaagAGGTATTTTTGGCTCTAGGTTGGTGGACTGTCTTTAAAAGACACCGGTTTTgaacaaaatacaaatcaatCACCTTTGTAAACAATTATAAGCCAAATAGGACCTTTACAAGCAATGAATTGCGGGGTGTGCTCACCTCTGCTTTGGGTGTTGAGTGCACTTTTGAAAGACAGGACAGATTAAGAGCCTCTGGCAATGTGGTGGGAGTTTAGGGTCCAAGAGAAATGCCCTCAAAAACTCTCCCTAGGCACAGCCGAGGTGAACAGTGCCCTCAATATCCACAGTCCTCAAGTGGGACCTGACAAGCTGTAAGCCTGACCAGACAAGCAGCACAGGTACTCCCTTACCTTCCACTCGTGGTCATCCGTGAAGATCTCACTCCGAGCAATGTCCACCCTGTTCCAGGCCACAGCTAACTTCAGCTGGTGATCCCAGTTCTCACGACCAAAGTGGTCCTGGTTTCGGGATGCTGCATGCAAAGTGCATGTGTTAGAACAGATGATCATTTACATGGTGAGAAGGTACCACTTGGAAGTCCCCTTGGATGCCTGGCCCTTTGGGAGAAACATCTCTCTCCCAGTCAGCTCAACATCACAAAGTTTGGAGACCCCTTTGGTGACCCCATAAGtcaagcagctgcaggaggtgacTTGTGACCCTCAACCCATTCATCTTGCCCCATCCTCCCAAGCAGCTCCCCACCCCTCACCTTTGAACAGGGCCTGGAGGATGGCCACATCCACGTCCTGCTGGCCATATTTGCCCTCTCTGAAAACAGTCAGAAGCTGCCGGCTCCGTACTATGTCTTGGATCTACAAGGAGAGCCATGGGCAAACAATCATCAtcagcagctgctccctgccactTCCTGCAGCCCCCTGTCCTGTGTGGGGCAATTCCTTGCTCCCCTCGAGTTGCCTGCAGACCCCCTGTGCTGTGtttcccagcccagctggggctggccccAAAAGGTACCTCTCT contains the following coding sequences:
- the TRPM2 gene encoding transient receptor potential cation channel subfamily M member 2 isoform X7; protein product: MSQLLYDPDEFGVVKKASLYFKDFWNKLDICAILVFITGLTCRLIPSTLYPGRIILSLAFIIFCLRLMHIFTVSKTLGPKIIIVKRMMKDVFFFLFLLAVWVVSFGVAKQAILIHNEERVEWLFRGVVYHSYLTIFGQIPSYIDGVNFNIDQCSPNGTDPYKPKCPETNEDNKKPIFPEWLTVILLCLYLLFTNILLLNLLIAMFNYTFQQVQEHTDQIWKFQRHDLIEEYHGRPPAPPPFILLNHLQILVRRGLLRRPATHHKQLKEKLEKNEEAALLSWERYLKENYLQHQQCQEKQNTEQKIRDIAQRVDLLAELLDLDRVKSTGLVEQRLVSLEDQVHQSAQALRWIMKALQGNDFSSGEDMPPVGFSKASEMKEVDLEGKPEESQPLYHVLARNLLYPGSHTPRFPVPDEKVPWEVDFPLYNPPAYSADHKDMAVQDPFSPSLDSLLKINYNTMDGLIDRQSFHGLYAVQDGLPLNPMGRTGLQGRGRLRCFGPNHALHPIVTRWRRNLDGSIIRKSLKKMLEVLVAQYPLSDVWALPGGSLEPGETLPLKLKWILRREFWPQFQNLLKQGTEIHKGYLDDPRNTDNAWVETVAISVHFNNQNDVEMKRLNSFLQGCDPELCIRWQVLDKRIPLHANHKELLHKVSTLLGAYY
- the TRPM2 gene encoding transient receptor potential cation channel subfamily M member 2 isoform X1, whose protein sequence is MAVRGRCTKVLPSELNKVCPERGDDPTMHPRKMSDFEVVPNLQQSSSSVSKSRRKAHFPTGSNEKENLISWIPENIRKKECTYFVESSQTSDSGRIVCECGYLREQHLEDAAKPPIFLGKEWDSSRHIQEMPTDAFGDIHFTGLGQKMGKYVRVSSDTPPRVIYHLMTQHWGLDAPNLLISVTGGAKNFIMKPRLKNIFRQGLVKVAQTTGAWIITGGSHTGVMKQVGEAVRDFILSCSHKEGEIVTIGIATWGTVYNRESLICPMGGFPAEYILDEENQGSLSCLDSNHSHFILVDDGTHGRYGVEIPLRTRLEKFISEQTKVKGGVAIKIPIVCVVLEGGPGTLDTIYNAITNGTPCVIVEGSGRVADVIAQVASLPVPKITIALIQKKLSVLFHDTYELFTEGKLVEWTKKIQDIVRSRQLLTVFREGKYGQQDVDVAILQALFKASRNQDHFGRENWDHQLKLAVAWNRVDIARSEIFTDDHEWKPTDLHPVMAAALISNKPEFVKLFLEQGVRLKEFVTWDTLVYLYDNMAPSCMFHSKLQKVLLDEREHTAGSKMPRIQLHHVSQVLRELLGCSTQPLYPKPKHIDQPRLSIPVPHIKLNVQGSSLRSLYKRSAGRVTFTVDPVRDLLIWAVVQNRKELGEIIWAQSQDCMAAALACSKILKELAKEEEDTDTTDDMLALAEQYEHKAIGVFTDCYRKDEERAQKLLTRVSEAWGKTTCLQLALEAKNMNFVSHGGVQAFLTKVWWGKMCVDNGLWRVIACMLFFPLLYTSLITFREKRVQPMGCLTRLQAFFTAPVVIFHMNILSYFTFLLLFAYVLMVDFQPLPSWREYLIYFWLFSLVCEETRQLLYDPDEFGVVKKASLYFKDFWNKLDICAILVFITGLTCRLIPSTLYPGRIILSLAFIIFCLRLMHIFTVSKTLGPKIIIVKRMMKDVFFFLFLLAVWVVSFGVAKQAILIHNEERVEWLFRGVVYHSYLTIFGQIPSYIDGVNFNIDQCSPNGTDPYKPKCPETNEDNKKPIFPEWLTVILLCLYLLFTNILLLNLLIAMFNYTFQQVQEHTDQIWKFQRHDLIEEYHGRPPAPPPFILLNHLQILVRRGLLRRPATHHKQLKEKLEKNEEAALLSWERYLKENYLQHQQCQEKQNTEQKIRDIAQRVDLLAELLDLDRVKSTGLVEQRLVSLEDQVHQSAQALRWIMKALQGNDFSSGEDMPPVGFSKASEMKEVDLEGKPEESQPLYHVLARNLLYPGSHTPRFPVPDEKVPWEVDFPLYNPPAYSADHKDMAVQDPFSPSLDSLLKINYNTMDGLIDRQSFHGLYAVQDGLPLNPMGRTGLQGRGRLRCFGPNHALHPIVTRWRRNLDGSIIRKSLKKMLEVLVAQYPLSDVWALPGGSLEPGETLPLKLKWILRREFWPQFQNLLKQGTEIHKGYLDDPRNTDNAWVETVAISVHFNNQNDVEMKRLNSFLQGCDPELCIRWQVLDKRIPLHANHKELLHKVSTLLGAYY
- the TRPM2 gene encoding transient receptor potential cation channel subfamily M member 2 isoform X4 codes for the protein MAVRGRCTKVLPSELNKVCPERGDDPTMHPRKMSDFEVVPNLQQSSSSVSKSRRKAHFPTGSNEKENLISWIPENIRKKECTYFVESSQTSDSGRIVCECGYLREQHLEDAAKPPIFLGKEWDSSRHIQEMPTDAFGDIHFTGLGQKMGKYVRVSSDTPPRVIYHLMTQHWGLDAPNLLISVTGGAKNFIMKPRLKNIFRQGLVKVAQTTGAWIITGGSHTGVMKQVGEAVRDFILSCSHKEGEIVTIGIATWGTVYNRESLICPMGGFPAEYILDEENQGSLSCLDSNHSHFILVDDGTHGRYGVEIPLRTRLEKFISEQTKVKGGVAIKIPIVCVVLEGGPGTLDTIYNAITNGTPCVIVEGSGRVADVIAQVASLPVPKITIALIQKKLSVLFHDTYELFTEGKLVEWTKKIQDIVRSRQLLTVFREGKYGQQDVDVAILQALFKASRNQDHFGRENWDHQLKLAVAWNRVDIARSEIFTDDHEWKPTDLHPVMAAALISNKPEFVKLFLEQGVRLKEFVTWDTLVYLYDNMAPSCMFHSKLQKVLLDEREHTAGSKMPRIQLHHVSQVLRELLGCSTQPLYPKPKHIDQPRLSIPVPHIKLNVQGSSLRSLYKRSAGRVTFTVDPVRDLLIWAVVQNRKELGEIIWAQSQDCMAAALACSKILKELAKEEEDTDTTDDMLALAEQYEHKAIGVFTDCYRKDEERAQKLLTRVSEAWGKTTCLQLALEAKNMNFVSHGGVQLLYDPDEFGVVKKASLYFKDFWNKLDICAILVFITGLTCRLIPSTLYPGRIILSLAFIIFCLRLMHIFTVSKTLGPKIIIVKRMMKDVFFFLFLLAVWVVSFGVAKQAILIHNEERVEWLFRGVVYHSYLTIFGQIPSYIDGVNFNIDQCSPNGTDPYKPKCPETNEDNKKPIFPEWLTVILLCLYLLFTNILLLNLLIAMFNYTFQQVQEHTDQIWKFQRHDLIEEYHGRPPAPPPFILLNHLQILVRRGLLRRPATHHKQLKEKLEKNEEAALLSWERYLKENYLQHQQCQEKQNTEQKIRDIAQRVDLLAELLDLDRVKSTGLVEQRLVSLEDQVHQSAQALRWIMKALQGNDFSSGEDMPPVGFSKASEMKEVDLEGKPEESQPLYHVLARNLLYPGSHTPRFPVPDEKVPWEVDFPLYNPPAYSADHKDMAVQDPFSPSLDSLLKINYNTMDGLIDRQSFHGLYAVQDGLPLNPMGRTGLQGRGRLRCFGPNHALHPIVTRWRRNLDGSIIRKSLKKMLEVLVAQYPLSDVWALPGGSLEPGETLPLKLKWILRREFWPQFQNLLKQGTEIHKGYLDDPRNTDNAWVETVAISVHFNNQNDVEMKRLNSFLQGCDPELCIRWQVLDKRIPLHANHKELLHKVSTLLGAYY